A genomic window from Candidatus Methylomirabilota bacterium includes:
- a CDS encoding HAD hydrolase-like protein, with amino-acid sequence MRLVLFDIDGTILTARGAGRRALAAALNEVYGTAGDIERYDLRGRTDPRIVFDLMEGAGLSRPAVRGRLDACFEAYARGLAAEVGDGSGVVTLPGIADLVRRLDSAPEALVGLLTGNIEAGARIKLEPTGLQPYFRLGAYGSDHLDRRQMPSLAARRAEALTGHSFRPEKVLVIGDTPHDIECARHFGAVAVAVATGQYRRDELEAFSPDLLFSDFSDVEGALAKLLSR; translated from the coding sequence ATGCGCCTCGTCCTCTTCGACATCGACGGCACCATCCTGACCGCGCGCGGCGCCGGGCGCCGGGCGCTCGCGGCCGCCCTCAACGAGGTGTACGGGACGGCAGGAGACATCGAGCGGTACGACCTTCGCGGCCGGACGGATCCGCGCATCGTCTTCGACCTGATGGAGGGAGCGGGGCTAAGTCGCCCGGCGGTGCGTGGGCGTCTCGATGCCTGCTTCGAGGCCTATGCGCGCGGGCTCGCGGCGGAAGTCGGCGACGGCAGCGGGGTCGTCACGCTGCCGGGCATCGCCGACCTCGTCCGGCGGCTCGACAGCGCGCCCGAGGCGCTCGTCGGACTGCTGACGGGGAACATCGAGGCGGGAGCGCGGATCAAGCTCGAGCCGACGGGGCTCCAGCCCTATTTCCGCCTGGGCGCCTACGGCTCCGATCATCTCGACCGCAGACAGATGCCGTCGCTCGCCGCGCGGCGCGCTGAGGCGCTGACCGGGCACAGCTTTCGGCCCGAGAAGGTGCTGGTGATCGGCGACACGCCGCACGACATCGAGTGCGCGCGTCACTTCGGGGCCGTCGCGGTCGCCGTCGCGACTGGACAGTACCGGCGCGACGAGCTCGAAGCCTTCAGCCCCGATCTCCTTTTCTCCGATTTCTCCGACGTCGAGGGCGCGCTCGCCAAGCTGTTGTCGCGCTGA